One bacterium DNA segment encodes these proteins:
- a CDS encoding AAA family ATPase: MTAATARAEAPSAILVAAREYVARGWSVVPLPQRSKAPTLRGWQRQRLRGDDLDREMRDAGGIGILCGAPSGGLVDVDLDDPYTRAAWPLLGPATDLRHGRASSPQSHAWYRLDAPPAQTERLRDPTAHDAQGRPVTLIELRSTGGQTVVPPSTHPSGEAITWHSDGEPAHVAVADLQGAVRQCAAVAMLARRWPAGARHDAAMALAGLLLRGGMAAEDAERLMAVLARVAGDAEVADRVRAVRDTADAIAAGDRATGGPRLAELLADGEAVVARLREWLGLRESEDAATPGLRVITVAELLTLDLAPREMVLAPVLPTQGLAMLYGPRGAGKTYLTLSVALAIATGSALLRWSAPQPRRVLYIDGEMPAVTMRDRLRQLIRGARIAPDPDMLRIITPDLQPGPLPDLARPEGQRAIAPHLDGVDVIVADSISTLTSAAESEADEWLPLQRWALAQRRAGRTVLLVHHAGKGGQQRGTSRREDVLDTVLALRRPRDYRAEQGARVELALEKGRGVHGDDARTIEVSLSDDGRGGLVWASRSLDDCLTERVATMVRDGMTHRQIAAELGVGVATVARHRRLAEAAGLLHGDTDD, encoded by the coding sequence GTGACTGCTGCCACCGCCCGCGCCGAGGCGCCGAGCGCCATCCTCGTCGCGGCTCGCGAGTACGTCGCTCGCGGCTGGTCGGTCGTGCCGCTGCCGCAGCGCAGCAAGGCGCCGACCCTGCGCGGCTGGCAGCGGCAGCGGCTGCGCGGCGACGACCTCGACCGCGAGATGCGGGACGCCGGCGGCATCGGCATCCTCTGCGGCGCGCCGTCTGGCGGGCTCGTCGACGTCGATCTAGACGACCCGTATACGCGGGCCGCATGGCCGCTGCTCGGCCCCGCGACCGACCTGCGGCATGGCCGCGCGTCATCGCCCCAGTCCCACGCCTGGTACCGCCTCGACGCGCCGCCGGCGCAGACCGAGCGGCTACGCGACCCCACCGCCCACGACGCGCAGGGCCGTCCGGTTACGCTGATCGAGCTGCGGTCGACCGGCGGTCAGACCGTCGTGCCGCCGTCGACGCACCCGTCCGGCGAGGCGATCACGTGGCACAGCGACGGCGAGCCGGCGCACGTCGCCGTGGCTGACCTCCAGGGCGCCGTGCGGCAGTGCGCCGCCGTCGCGATGCTCGCCCGCCGCTGGCCCGCCGGTGCCCGCCACGACGCCGCCATGGCGCTCGCGGGGCTGCTGCTGCGCGGCGGCATGGCGGCCGAGGACGCCGAGCGGCTCATGGCGGTGCTCGCCCGCGTCGCTGGCGACGCCGAGGTGGCTGACCGCGTGCGCGCCGTCCGCGACACGGCGGACGCCATCGCCGCGGGCGACCGCGCGACGGGCGGGCCGCGGCTCGCCGAGCTGCTCGCCGATGGCGAGGCGGTGGTGGCGCGGCTGCGGGAGTGGCTCGGCCTGCGCGAGTCCGAGGATGCCGCGACGCCGGGGCTGCGCGTCATCACGGTCGCCGAGCTGCTGACGCTCGACCTCGCGCCGCGCGAGATGGTCCTGGCGCCGGTCCTGCCGACGCAGGGCCTCGCCATGCTCTACGGCCCCCGCGGGGCCGGCAAGACCTACCTGACGCTATCGGTCGCGCTCGCGATCGCGACAGGCAGCGCACTCCTGCGCTGGTCCGCGCCGCAGCCGCGCCGCGTACTCTACATCGATGGCGAGATGCCGGCCGTCACGATGCGCGACCGCCTGCGCCAGCTCATCCGCGGCGCGCGGATCGCGCCCGACCCGGACATGCTGCGGATCATCACGCCGGACCTGCAGCCGGGCCCGCTGCCCGACCTCGCCCGCCCCGAGGGCCAGCGCGCCATCGCGCCGCACCTCGACGGCGTCGACGTCATCGTCGCGGATAGCATCTCGACGCTGACCAGCGCCGCCGAGAGCGAGGCCGACGAGTGGCTGCCGCTGCAGCGCTGGGCGCTCGCCCAGCGCCGCGCCGGCCGCACTGTCCTGCTCGTGCACCACGCCGGCAAGGGTGGCCAGCAGCGCGGTACGTCACGGCGCGAGGACGTCCTGGACACCGTGCTCGCGCTCCGCCGCCCGCGCGACTACCGCGCCGAGCAGGGCGCACGGGTCGAGCTGGCGCTCGAGAAGGGGCGCGGCGTGCACGGCGACGACGCACGCACCATCGAGGTGTCGCTCTCCGACGACGGCCGCGGCGGGCTCGTGTGGGCCTCCCGCTCACTCGATGACTGCCTGACTGAGCGCGTGGCGACCATGGTGCGCGACGGCATGACCCACCGCCAGATCGCCGCCGAGCTGGGTGTCGGCGTCGCCACCGTCGCCCGCCATCGACGCCTCGCCGAGGCTGCCGGACTACTCCACGGGGACACCGATGACTGA
- a CDS encoding AlpA family phage regulatory protein — MSRAELCLTLGIAPRTLDAWQRRGIAPPAVHLTARCVRYRLADVRAWLAARQGAVA; from the coding sequence ATCTCGCGCGCCGAGCTGTGCCTGACACTCGGCATCGCGCCGCGCACCCTCGACGCGTGGCAGCGACGCGGCATCGCACCGCCGGCCGTGCACCTGACGGCGCGATGTGTGCGCTACCGGCTGGCTGACGTGCGCGCCTGGCTGGCCGCCCGGCAGGGAGCGGTCGCGTGA
- a CDS encoding NAD(P)/FAD-dependent oxidoreductase: MTEHFDVVVVGAGISGIGAGCHLRAQCPDRTFVILEGRADIGGTWDLFRYPGIRSDSDMYTLGYSFKPWTEAKAIADGPSILNYLRETAVEHGVMPHIRFGHHVDRADWDSTTARWTVEATHNGRTVRVTCNFLFMCSGYYDYAQGYTPDFAGREDFAGRIVHPQHWPADLDYAGKRVIVIGSGATAVTLVPAMAKTAGHVVMLQRSPTYVVSRPAEDGFANWLRRWLPPALAYAIVRWRNVLLQLWFFNFARSRPRLVKRKLLEQVREQLGADYDIATHFTPRYNPWDQRLCLVPDADLFAAIKDGRASVVTDHIERFTARGIRLQSGRELEADVIVTATGLNLQFLSDLEATVDGRRVEFPQTYGYKGMMYSGVPNLASSFGYTNASWTLKADLTCEYVCRLLNHMRATGTAIATPTLTDPDVAPEQWIDFSSGYFQRSLHKFPKQGSKLPWKLHQNYARDILLFRYGAIDDGTMRFTKPGTPVVASPPAGEPLRHAS, encoded by the coding sequence ATGACCGAACACTTCGACGTGGTGGTCGTCGGCGCCGGCATCTCCGGCATCGGCGCCGGCTGTCATCTCAGAGCCCAGTGCCCGGATCGCACCTTCGTGATCCTCGAAGGGCGCGCCGACATCGGCGGAACCTGGGATCTCTTCCGCTATCCCGGCATCCGCTCCGACAGCGACATGTACACCCTCGGCTACAGCTTCAAGCCGTGGACCGAGGCCAAGGCGATCGCCGACGGCCCGTCCATCCTCAACTACCTGCGCGAGACCGCCGTCGAACACGGCGTCATGCCGCACATCCGCTTCGGCCATCACGTCGACCGCGCCGACTGGGATTCGACCACGGCGCGCTGGACGGTCGAGGCCACGCACAACGGACGCACCGTTCGCGTCACCTGCAACTTCCTCTTCATGTGCAGCGGCTACTACGACTACGCGCAGGGCTATACGCCCGACTTCGCCGGCAGGGAGGACTTCGCCGGCCGCATCGTGCACCCGCAGCACTGGCCGGCGGACCTCGACTACGCCGGCAAGCGGGTGATCGTGATCGGCAGCGGCGCCACCGCGGTGACGCTGGTGCCCGCCATGGCGAAGACCGCCGGCCACGTGGTGATGCTGCAGCGCTCGCCGACCTACGTCGTGTCGCGCCCAGCCGAGGACGGGTTCGCCAACTGGCTGCGCCGCTGGCTGCCGCCGGCGCTCGCCTACGCCATCGTGCGCTGGCGCAACGTCCTGCTGCAGCTCTGGTTCTTCAACTTCGCCCGCTCGCGGCCGCGGCTGGTGAAGCGCAAGCTGCTCGAGCAGGTGCGCGAGCAGCTCGGAGCGGACTACGACATCGCGACCCACTTCACGCCCCGCTACAATCCCTGGGACCAGCGTCTCTGCCTGGTGCCCGACGCCGACCTCTTCGCCGCCATCAAGGACGGCCGCGCCAGCGTCGTCACCGACCACATCGAGCGCTTCACCGCGCGCGGCATCCGGCTGCAGTCGGGACGGGAGCTCGAGGCCGACGTCATCGTCACCGCCACCGGCCTCAACCTGCAGTTCCTGAGCGACCTCGAGGCGACCGTCGACGGCCGGCGCGTCGAGTTCCCGCAGACGTACGGCTACAAGGGCATGATGTATTCCGGCGTCCCGAACCTCGCCAGCTCGTTCGGCTACACCAACGCCTCGTGGACGCTGAAGGCCGATCTCACCTGCGAGTACGTCTGCCGCCTCCTCAACCACATGCGCGCCACCGGCACCGCCATCGCCACGCCGACGCTGACCGACCCCGACGTCGCCCCGGAGCAGTGGATCGACTTCAGCTCCGGCTACTTCCAGCGCTCCCTGCACAAGTTCCCCAAACAGGGCAGCAAGCTGCCGTGGAAGCTGCACCAGAACTACGCCCGCGACATCCTGCTCTTCCGCTACGGCGCCATCGACGACGGCACCATGCGCTTCACCAAGCCCGGCACCCCCGTCGTCGCCTCGCCGCCCGCCGGCGAACCCTTACGCCACGCCTCGTGA
- a CDS encoding glutathione S-transferase family protein translates to MPGLPPSGGLHPEITLPHEAEWELYHNSFSLCSKKVRVCLAELGLAYRSRPIHLIETGAYENVSRAFLAINPAGTVPVLVHQGHPVYESHEQISYAARHGARGGELLATDPDTRALVERWVDCASLVGDATTGTDRRAGHCVPGLTFPLFATMVRHIPYREIARGLLTHPNKERPLFFGLLKLRTVRGLPRIRPAMRLLRRSRDDMGGHLDALGRHLEAQRGPWIAGDRFTLADVSWVVILDRLAEADWAEHFWGNGRRPTIAAYWERLRARPSFTAAIDAVRSPVTLRGIADLAAAKRDDPALRTALEGVAPATPADAQERGSWP, encoded by the coding sequence ATGCCCGGGCTCCCTCCGAGCGGCGGTCTGCACCCGGAGATCACCCTGCCGCACGAGGCGGAGTGGGAGCTGTACCACAACAGCTTCTCCCTCTGCTCGAAGAAGGTCCGCGTCTGCCTCGCCGAGCTCGGCCTGGCGTACCGCAGCCGCCCGATCCATCTCATCGAGACGGGCGCCTACGAGAACGTCTCGCGCGCCTTCCTGGCGATCAACCCGGCCGGCACCGTCCCGGTTCTCGTCCACCAGGGACACCCGGTGTACGAGAGCCACGAGCAGATCTCCTACGCCGCTCGGCACGGCGCGCGCGGCGGCGAGCTGCTGGCGACAGACCCGGACACGCGCGCGCTGGTCGAGCGCTGGGTCGACTGCGCCTCGCTGGTCGGTGACGCCACCACGGGCACCGACCGGCGCGCCGGCCACTGCGTCCCCGGCCTGACGTTTCCGCTCTTCGCCACCATGGTGCGCCACATCCCCTATCGCGAGATCGCGCGCGGCCTGCTCACCCATCCCAACAAGGAGCGGCCGTTGTTCTTCGGGCTGCTCAAGCTGCGCACCGTGCGCGGCCTGCCGAGGATCCGGCCGGCGATGCGCCTGCTGCGCCGCAGCCGGGACGACATGGGCGGCCATCTCGACGCGCTGGGGCGCCACCTCGAAGCGCAGCGCGGCCCCTGGATCGCCGGCGACCGCTTCACCCTCGCCGACGTGAGCTGGGTGGTGATCCTCGATCGCCTTGCCGAGGCCGACTGGGCCGAGCACTTCTGGGGCAACGGCCGCCGGCCGACGATCGCCGCGTACTGGGAACGTCTGCGCGCCCGCCCCAGCTTCACCGCGGCGATCGACGCGGTGCGTTCGCCCGTCACCCTGCGCGGCATCGCCGACCTCGCCGCCGCCAAACGGGACGATCCGGCCCTCCGCACCGCCCTGGAGGGCGTCGCTCCCGCGACGCCGGCCGATGCCCAGGAAAGGGGCAGTTGGCCGTGA
- a CDS encoding right-handed parallel beta-helix repeat-containing protein: MWRLLVGSLLAALALAEAAGAQTIIDDFSDAGLNTVSPPGQARNTIGTTTVTDAGLTGVIGGSRTLIVTATAIAGGSPEVRAGVIPSAQVLDYSSTVLANGLVTLSYDANGAGLGADLSLGDGIRFTVVADLSSLPYDVTVTISDGTITNSSTQTIPVGGLQNLQFLYGAFPTVNLSSVFSIAITFDPNLAGDLEVAAPVETFGEPYCGNGEVELAEECDDGNLFSGDGCEPDCTLSSACTFTHGGTPTERFVGACGMPTFGSIQAAVSASAAGDVVSICPGTYNESVLVDQEVTIRSTDGAAVTTVQSPAVAFDVRRSGVRIQGLTIEGATAGIRANSICGLGQSSCPAPGRGSNLTIVNNVIRNGALGVGWQRKVDCVTISGNTVSGNAAQVDLDQQENPPARFVTVQNNLLTGGGGGGFAMRLSNLGTGLGISQNTVDGSSQAGVILGALVPGTQFLENNVRNSASDGLVIKPGAGGVRVISNNIEDNGVGLANEAPEATVDATLNWWGSQTGPFHAVDRPAGTGDQVLERLGGLDTIFVEFLCQPAPAGFPSVGGVCDTGGGGAEIDFLTFGRSPDISPNGRFISFTSERNLNGDARLSVDNADGSDETFLLNRKPQGKKNSFCIGGANPGAPCVKQSTCKGDLRQDPIITDGVCVLITQLSNDPTGANVVGTPRVTQRGGVFSSNTANLVGVNPDLSKEVVVWSARDFRRLSPSDPNTVIRPISNGVGLDSERPAPGRNGRYVTMESNANPTGGNADANVELFFYDAKRLSWQQITNTAPPVENRRPSTQTGREVLFDSTANFTGGNPDGNRELFLAEQRGSAWAFTQLTNSVAPVENRAGQVARHGRINSFSSNGDYAGQNADGNREIFVVERGVFTQLTHSTAGENANPHGSPRGRFVTFESTSTLESGGTGTANRRVFYYDRALNTLTLVSRSFFGDNLVPRMSNGRFIVWESTSNLTGNNPTYESVIYAFDRRRDD, translated from the coding sequence GTGTGGCGTCTGCTCGTCGGTTCGCTGCTGGCGGCACTGGCCCTGGCAGAGGCGGCAGGCGCCCAGACCATCATCGATGACTTCAGCGATGCGGGCCTGAACACGGTGTCGCCGCCGGGGCAGGCGCGCAACACCATCGGGACGACGACGGTCACCGATGCCGGACTGACCGGAGTCATCGGCGGCAGCCGCACCCTGATCGTCACCGCCACCGCGATCGCCGGCGGCAGCCCGGAGGTGCGGGCCGGCGTCATCCCCAGCGCCCAGGTGCTGGACTACTCCTCGACGGTCCTGGCCAACGGCCTGGTGACCCTGAGCTACGACGCCAACGGCGCCGGCCTCGGCGCCGACCTGTCGCTCGGCGACGGCATCCGCTTCACCGTCGTCGCCGATCTGTCCTCGCTGCCGTACGACGTCACGGTGACGATCAGCGACGGCACGATCACCAATTCCTCGACCCAGACCATTCCGGTCGGCGGCCTGCAGAACCTGCAGTTCCTCTACGGCGCCTTCCCGACCGTCAACCTGAGCAGCGTCTTCAGCATCGCCATCACCTTCGACCCCAACCTCGCCGGCGACCTGGAGGTGGCGGCGCCGGTGGAGACCTTCGGTGAGCCGTACTGCGGCAACGGGGAGGTCGAGCTGGCCGAGGAGTGCGACGACGGCAACCTGTTCTCGGGCGACGGCTGCGAGCCGGACTGCACGCTCTCCAGCGCCTGCACGTTCACCCACGGCGGCACGCCAACCGAGCGCTTCGTCGGCGCCTGCGGCATGCCGACCTTCGGTAGCATCCAAGCGGCCGTGAGCGCCTCGGCGGCAGGCGACGTCGTGTCCATCTGCCCCGGTACCTACAACGAGTCGGTGCTCGTCGATCAGGAGGTGACGATCCGCTCCACCGATGGCGCGGCGGTGACGACCGTGCAGAGCCCGGCGGTCGCCTTCGACGTCCGCCGCAGCGGCGTCCGCATCCAGGGCCTGACCATCGAGGGCGCGACGGCCGGTATCCGCGCGAACAGCATCTGCGGTCTCGGCCAGAGCAGTTGCCCGGCGCCGGGCCGCGGCTCGAACCTGACCATCGTCAACAACGTCATTCGCAACGGCGCCCTCGGCGTCGGCTGGCAGCGCAAGGTCGACTGCGTGACCATCAGCGGCAACACGGTGAGCGGCAATGCCGCGCAGGTCGATCTCGATCAGCAGGAGAATCCGCCGGCCCGGTTCGTCACCGTGCAGAACAACCTGCTGACCGGCGGCGGCGGCGGCGGCTTCGCCATGCGGCTCAGCAATCTCGGCACCGGCCTCGGCATCTCGCAGAACACCGTCGACGGCTCCAGCCAGGCGGGGGTGATCCTGGGCGCGCTGGTGCCGGGCACGCAGTTCCTCGAGAACAACGTCCGCAACAGCGCCAGCGACGGCCTGGTGATCAAGCCCGGCGCCGGCGGCGTGCGGGTGATCTCCAACAACATCGAGGACAACGGGGTCGGCCTCGCCAACGAGGCGCCGGAGGCGACGGTCGACGCGACCCTGAACTGGTGGGGCTCGCAGACCGGTCCGTTCCACGCCGTCGACCGCCCCGCCGGCACCGGCGACCAGGTGCTCGAACGCCTCGGCGGCCTCGACACCATCTTCGTCGAGTTCCTCTGCCAGCCCGCGCCGGCCGGATTCCCCAGCGTCGGCGGCGTCTGTGACACCGGCGGCGGCGGCGCCGAGATCGACTTCCTGACCTTCGGCCGCAGCCCGGACATCTCGCCCAACGGCCGCTTCATCTCGTTCACCAGCGAGCGCAACCTGAACGGCGACGCGCGCCTGTCGGTGGACAACGCGGACGGCAGCGACGAGACCTTCCTCCTCAACCGCAAGCCGCAGGGCAAGAAGAATTCGTTCTGCATCGGCGGCGCCAATCCGGGCGCGCCGTGCGTCAAGCAGAGCACCTGCAAGGGCGACCTGCGGCAGGATCCGATCATCACCGACGGCGTCTGCGTGCTGATCACCCAGCTCAGCAACGATCCGACCGGCGCCAACGTCGTCGGCACGCCGCGCGTCACCCAGCGCGGCGGGGTGTTCTCGAGCAACACCGCGAATCTCGTCGGCGTCAATCCGGACCTGTCGAAGGAAGTGGTGGTGTGGTCGGCGCGCGATTTCCGCCGCCTCAGCCCGAGCGACCCGAACACCGTGATCAGGCCGATTTCCAACGGGGTGGGGCTGGACAGCGAGCGGCCGGCGCCGGGTCGCAACGGCCGCTACGTGACGATGGAGTCGAACGCCAACCCGACCGGCGGCAACGCCGACGCGAACGTCGAGCTCTTCTTCTACGACGCGAAGCGGCTGAGCTGGCAGCAGATCACCAACACCGCGCCGCCGGTCGAGAACCGCCGCCCGTCGACGCAGACCGGCAGGGAGGTGCTGTTCGATTCGACCGCCAACTTCACCGGCGGCAATCCGGACGGCAACCGCGAGCTCTTCCTCGCCGAGCAGCGCGGCTCGGCCTGGGCGTTCACCCAGCTCACCAACAGCGTCGCGCCGGTGGAGAACCGCGCCGGCCAGGTCGCCCGCCATGGGCGCATCAACAGCTTCAGCTCGAACGGCGACTACGCCGGCCAGAACGCCGACGGCAATCGCGAGATCTTCGTCGTCGAGCGCGGCGTCTTCACCCAGCTCACCCACTCGACGGCGGGCGAGAACGCCAACCCGCACGGCAGCCCGCGCGGCCGCTTCGTCACTTTCGAGTCGACCTCGACCCTGGAGAGCGGCGGCACCGGCACGGCCAACCGCCGCGTCTTCTATTACGATCGCGCGCTCAACACGCTGACGCTGGTGTCGCGCTCCTTCTTCGGCGACAACCTCGTCCCCCGCATGAGCAACGGCCGCTTCATCGTCTGGGAGTCGACTTCGAACCTGACCGGCAACAACCCGACGTACGAGAGCGTCATCTACGCCTTCGACCGTCGGCGGGACGACTGA
- a CDS encoding thiolase family protein — protein MSRRPPGDDPLHGVRLVHPPVAPALPALPRSPARAGRAERPGAAAQLHDQPQGVVPRPAGAVRHRPRRARRAGGPAPHHQHRQLSDRTARDRHAVAGDVRDSQRRRRAASVRTGRDGVMRDKPERHAILSGVGQSAIGRRLFRTDLDLTAEAALEAIADAGLSPDDIDGLATYPGPIAAPGGFTGPSVVDMQECLGLNLRWYLSGAEGPAQISPIIHAALAVAGGLCRHALVYRTVTEATAAADTGRLGIGAGAHEIRGFGAFLIPFGAMSAANWLALYARRHMYEFGTTRQHLGIVATTARRHAAFNPQAIYRDPMSMDDYLNARMVSDPFGLYDCDAPVDGSTAVVVSAAEYAADLPHRAVRFEAFGTAIDARPSWDQWGDMTTMAARDAARQMWTRTDLKPADVDTAQLYDGFSFLTLAWLEALDFCGRGESGPFIEDGRLSLGGALPCNTWGGQLSGGRLHGFGFVAEAMRQLRGGCGERQVRDCEVAVVGVGGGPVAGCMLLTR, from the coding sequence CTGTCGCGCCGGCCGCCTGGAGATGACCCGCTGCACGGCGTGCGCCTGGTTCATCCACCCGTCGCGCCCGCTCTGCCCGCGCTGCCGCGGTCGCCAGCTCGCGCCGGTCGCGCTGAGCGGCCGGGCGCGGCTGCACAGCTACACGATCAACCACAAGGCGTGGTTCCCCGGCCAGCCGGTGCCGTACGTCATCGGCCTCGTCGAGCTCGTCGAGCAGGAGGGCCTGCGCCTCACCACCAACATCGTCAACTGTCCGATCGAACGGCTCGCGATCGGCATGCCGTTGCGGGTGACGTTCGAGATTCTCAACGACGACGTCGCGCTGCCTCTGTTCGAACCGGACGAGACGGCGTGATGCGCGACAAACCCGAACGGCACGCCATCCTCTCCGGCGTCGGGCAGTCGGCGATCGGCCGTCGTCTGTTTCGCACCGACCTCGATCTGACGGCCGAGGCGGCGCTGGAGGCGATCGCCGATGCCGGCCTCTCGCCCGATGACATCGACGGCCTCGCGACCTACCCGGGGCCGATTGCCGCGCCGGGCGGTTTCACCGGCCCGAGCGTCGTCGACATGCAGGAGTGCCTGGGTCTGAACCTGCGCTGGTATCTGTCGGGGGCCGAGGGCCCGGCGCAGATCTCGCCCATCATCCACGCCGCGCTCGCCGTCGCCGGCGGCCTGTGCCGCCATGCGCTCGTCTATCGCACCGTCACCGAGGCGACCGCCGCCGCCGACACCGGGCGCCTCGGCATCGGCGCCGGCGCGCACGAGATTCGCGGCTTCGGCGCCTTCCTGATCCCCTTCGGGGCGATGTCGGCGGCCAACTGGCTGGCGCTGTACGCGCGCCGCCACATGTACGAATTCGGCACCACCCGCCAGCATCTCGGCATCGTCGCCACCACGGCGCGCCGCCACGCGGCGTTCAATCCCCAGGCGATCTACCGCGACCCGATGTCGATGGACGACTACCTGAACGCCCGCATGGTCAGCGATCCGTTCGGCCTGTACGACTGCGACGCGCCGGTCGATGGCTCGACCGCCGTGGTCGTCTCCGCCGCCGAGTACGCCGCCGATCTGCCGCACCGGGCCGTGCGCTTCGAGGCCTTCGGGACGGCGATCGACGCGCGCCCGTCCTGGGACCAATGGGGCGACATGACGACGATGGCCGCGCGCGATGCCGCCCGTCAGATGTGGACCCGCACCGACCTGAAGCCGGCCGACGTCGACACCGCCCAGCTCTACGACGGGTTCTCGTTCCTCACCCTCGCCTGGCTCGAGGCGCTCGACTTCTGCGGCCGCGGCGAGAGCGGTCCGTTCATCGAGGACGGCCGCTTGAGCCTGGGCGGCGCGCTGCCCTGCAACACCTGGGGCGGCCAGCTCTCCGGCGGCCGCCTGCACGGCTTCGGTTTCGTCGCCGAGGCGATGCGCCAGCTTCGCGGCGGCTGCGGGGAACGCCAGGTCCGCGATTGCGAAGTGGCCGTCGTCGGCGTCGGCGGCGGGCCGGTCGCTGGCTGCATGCTGCTGACCCGCTGA
- a CDS encoding 4a-hydroxytetrahydrobiopterin dehydratase, whose translation MTALAERNCVPCRGGVPPLTEAEIAPLLAQLEGWTLWHADAAHPHPKSPLHGALRKRYSLANFAQALDLVNRIGAIAEAQNHHPDLGLAWGRVEVEIWTHKIRGLTESDFIFAAKCDRAFADQQAHA comes from the coding sequence ATGACCGCGCTCGCCGAACGCAACTGCGTCCCCTGCCGCGGCGGCGTCCCGCCGCTCACCGAGGCGGAGATCGCGCCGCTGCTGGCCCAGCTCGAGGGGTGGACCCTGTGGCATGCCGACGCCGCCCACCCGCATCCCAAATCGCCGCTGCACGGGGCGCTGCGCAAGCGCTACAGCCTCGCCAACTTCGCCCAGGCGCTCGACCTGGTGAACCGCATCGGCGCCATCGCCGAGGCGCAGAACCACCACCCCGATCTCGGCCTCGCCTGGGGTCGCGTCGAGGTCGAGATCTGGACCCACAAGATCCGCGGCCTCACCGAGAGCGATTTCATCTTCGCCGCCAAGTGCGACCGCGCCTTCGCCGACCAGCAGGCGCACGCCTGA
- a CDS encoding right-handed parallel beta-helix repeat-containing protein, producing MSVSRLVPVSVSALIVLAGLAGAAAAKRCGDDVGGVDVPCACGDEVVSSTVLGDDPVVRSTCRFDGLLLRATDDRTSLVLDLAGHTLRGKGRGIGLRVVNGGPGGASIISRGAPGTLDGFDDGIVARGRDGIALIQDVAIRGSQRDGMRVTGRDFVVRRVSIAGARRDGFALAGSGFEISETHAEDCGRFGYFVMGDSGVIGGPGSGNVADRSGSAGFSLMGIGHTLADCAARGGRKDGIVLQASRLDVRGCQARDNDGDGITGSGSQLHLAGNQAVDNGGDGVAVRGPGLIDGGGNRGAGNRGEGRERDAVQCAIGGAACAL from the coding sequence ATGTCGGTGTCGCGCCTCGTCCCCGTCAGCGTCTCGGCGCTGATCGTCCTGGCGGGGCTGGCGGGGGCCGCCGCCGCCAAGCGCTGCGGCGACGACGTCGGCGGGGTGGACGTGCCCTGCGCCTGCGGCGACGAAGTCGTGTCCAGCACGGTGCTCGGCGACGATCCGGTGGTGCGCAGCACCTGCCGCTTCGACGGCCTGCTCCTCCGCGCCACCGACGACCGGACCTCGCTGGTGTTGGACCTGGCCGGGCACACGCTGCGCGGCAAGGGGCGCGGCATCGGGCTGCGGGTGGTCAACGGCGGTCCCGGCGGCGCCAGCATCATCAGCCGTGGCGCGCCGGGCACGCTCGACGGCTTCGACGACGGCATCGTCGCCCGCGGGCGCGACGGCATCGCGTTGATCCAGGATGTCGCCATCCGCGGCAGCCAGCGAGACGGCATGCGGGTCACCGGGCGCGATTTCGTGGTCCGCCGCGTCAGCATCGCCGGCGCGCGGCGCGACGGCTTCGCGCTCGCCGGCAGCGGCTTCGAGATCAGCGAGACGCACGCCGAGGACTGCGGCCGCTTCGGCTATTTCGTGATGGGCGATTCCGGCGTGATCGGCGGCCCGGGGAGCGGCAACGTCGCCGATCGCAGCGGCAGCGCCGGATTCAGCCTGATGGGCATCGGACACACGCTCGCGGACTGCGCGGCGCGCGGCGGGCGCAAGGACGGCATCGTCCTGCAGGCGTCGCGGCTCGACGTCCGCGGCTGCCAGGCGAGGGACAACGACGGCGACGGCATCACCGGCAGTGGCAGCCAGCTCCACCTCGCCGGCAACCAGGCGGTCGACAACGGCGGCGACGGCGTCGCGGTGCGCGGCCCGGGGCTGATCGACGGCGGCGGCAACCGCGGCGCCGGCAACCGCGGCGAGGGCCGCGAGCGCGACGCCGTGCAGTGCGCCATCGGCGGCGCCGCCTGCGCCCTCTGA